The following are encoded together in the Hydractinia symbiolongicarpus strain clone_291-10 chromosome 14, HSymV2.1, whole genome shotgun sequence genome:
- the LOC130626166 gene encoding RUN domain-containing protein 1-like → MAYQQFMFDEAFEFQDDHTHSTKTNEKYHTEIEDQRLPPLGACSNEDDLPTKEGLDIQSYLQLQEQHEQLNTSLFALTSHFAQVQFRLKQIIHAPKENQEELLNELEDFAFAGCPNVVGPNEKRVACSSCVSHTAIEHYEQRIMDEKEREERLAVHLKKMISDLEHCQKQLDHKVTKKPRKKGGYIAASKNASKYTFDDAEKLEISDDEVDGIPKEDIKKYIDKTMSRLINPKKAKENIITQVSKQITDMEKFVTFLQGYESTTEAETDIEPVNAKAKPKNTAPINTNMNKQEKTRLPAPHTNMLKLSEDKRKRLHEASVAVIKKSLAVLQIFAISQFGCSARRFQDHMMRKSESATASSSGFVEPLAKLRSSIDHIMVLHTKLVDVGGLHPDSEDELNLPISSADRRASWRKSKTLSRERSRDSSISSVTSVATIAGKSIDVAIQEDLIRVVRGDFVVALKELLQHGLCTSFQSEGLSTKALVGCMSSHSVKGYSMHIWDYFSKFYNMKHGDQFNHQPSMMLSEAFAMDVGCTQQTPKQSLLTVLHRIKETHESRKRSFDAMFKALVSAGLNRGRLAQWIRLVIRCPELMEHHYERWSYVVRTGFDDVLTLLEKLSSLTFFLPEDLAIRHLLKSANEFGDA, encoded by the exons ATGGCGTACCAACAATTCATGTTTGACGAGGCCTTTGAGTTTCAAGATGATCATACACACAGTACAAAAACAAATGAGAAATACCATACTGAAATAGAAGATCAGAGATTGCCCCCACTTGGAGCTTGCAGTAACGAAGATGATTTACCAACTAAAGAAGG TCTTGATATTCAATCATATTTGCAACTTCAAGAACAACACGAACAACTAAACACATCACTCTTTGCTCTGACATCACATTTTGCACAG GTTCAATTTCGCCTGAAACAAATTATtcatgctccaaaagaaaatcAAGAG GAGCTGTTAAACGAACTAGAGGATTTTGCATTTGCTGGATGCCCAAATGTTGTTGGACCAAACGAAAAGAGAGTGGCATGCTCTTCCTGTGTCTCTCATACG GCCATTGAACATTACGAGCAACGGATTATGGATGAAAAAGAAAGAGAGGAACGACTTGCTGtacatttaaaaaagatgatatcggacttagaacattgtcaaaaGCAG CTTGATCATAAAGTGACGAAGAAACCAAGAAAGAAAGGAGGATATATTGCAGCTAGTAAGAATGCTTCAAAGTATACGTTTGATGATGCAGAAAAATTGGAGATAAGTGATGATGAAGTTGATGGCATACCAAAAG aagatatcaagaaatacatagaCAAGACCATGTCCAGGCTGATCAATCCGaagaaagcaaaagaaaatataataacgcAAGTATCCAAACAAATTACTGACATGGAAAAATTTGTCACTTTCTTACAAG GTTATGAATCAACAACAGAAGCTGAAACCGACATTGAGCCTGTCAACGCCAAAGCAAAACCAAAG aaCACTGCTCCGATTAATACAAACATGAATAAACAAGAGAAGACGAGACTCCCAGCACCTCACACCAACATGTTGAAACTAAGCGAAGACAAGAGAAAG CGATTACACGAAGCAAGTGTTGCTGTCATCAAAAAGAGTCTAGCTGTGTTACAAATCTTTGCCATAAG TCAATTCGGATGTAGCGCTAGACGTTTTCAAGATCACATGATGAGAAAATCAGAGTCAGCGACAGCTTCTTCTTCCGGTTTCGT CGAGCCTCTAGCAAAGTTGCGTTCGTCCATTGATCACATCATGGTCTTACATACCAAGTTAGTGGATGTTGGAGGTTTACATCCTGACTCAGAGGACGAATTGAACCTGCCGATATCATCCGCTGATAGGAGAGCATCTTggagaaaatcaaaaacattGTCAAGGGAACGTAGTCGTGATTCTTCTATTTCTTCTGTCACATCTGTTGCGACCATTGCTGGAAAG TCTATTGATGTGGCTATTCAAGAAGATTTGATTCGTGTTGTACGTGGAGATTTTGTTGTGGCTTTGAAAGAACTGTTACAACATGGACTCTGCACT TCTTTTCAATCAGAAGGTTTATCAACGAAAGCATTGGTGGGGTGTATGAGCTCTCACTCTGTCAAAGGATACAGCATGCATATATGGGATTATTTCAGTAAATTTTATAACATGAAG CATGGAGATCAGTTCAATCATCAACCAAGTATGATGTTGTCTGAAGCTTTTGCGATGGATGTTGGCTGCACACAACAAACGCCAAAACAG TCCTTGCTCACGGTTCTTCATCGTATTAAAGAGACGCATGAATCTCGTAAACGCAGCTTCGACGCCATGTTTAAAGCTCTCGTGTCTGCTGGCTTAAACCGTGGACGTCTAGCTCAGTGGATCCGCTTGGTGATCCGCTGTCCAGAGTTGATGGAGCATCATTATGAAAGATGGTCATACGTAGTTCGCACAG GCTTTGATGATGTTTTAACGTTACTCGAAAAGCTATCATCTTTGACTTTCTTCTTGCCAGAAGACTTGGCGATACGTCATTTATTAAAAAGCGCGAACGAATTTGGTGATGCGTAA
- the LOC130626168 gene encoding trace amine-associated receptor 7f-like isoform X1 — translation MRTNMDNTVAIVILSTTSVFVVLLNSFCVYIILQSKKLARKPSSILILSLLTLHLIQGACVMPFYALKKSYDKKAFCDLFRLTYMITFYGACLNVLLISIDRLLATILMMSYKVKVTTKRAITVITLSWLYIISICMIPFSTNNSDCSYNPRKTWTLFMLFTNCAIPYMLVVLIYVIILFKVKHTEHLRNKMSTKTKHRNKERQSTLLNKRLTRFTLYIVMTYGIAWAPSTTYYILEQTTSLFTDDYYKSTLASYISFFTKYIKFLEGVTTPILYCYFHDGFRKEFRYLSATRHESSKTDINQSHRSIEVNEPTVES, via the exons ATGAG GACAAACATGGACAACACCGTTGCCATAGTAATACTATCAACAACAAGTGTGTTTGTGGTGCTGTTAAACTCATTTTGTGTTTACATTATTCTTCAATCAAAAAAACTGGCTCGAAAACCTTCCTCCATACTCATACTTAGTTTGCTGACACTGCATCTCATTCAAGGCGCATGCGTCATGCCTTTTTatgcattaaaaaaaagttatgatAAAAAAGCTTTCTGTGATTTATTTCGCCTGACATACATGATTACATTTTATGGTGCGTGTCTCAATGTATTATTGATAAGTATTGATCGTCTACTTGCTAccattttgatgatgtcatacaAGGTGAAGGTTACAACAAAACGAGCTataaccgttatcacattgtcGTGGTTGTACATAATAAGCATTTGCATGATTCCGTTTTCCACCAACAATTCGGATTGTTCCTACAATCCACGTAAAACTTGGACCCTGTTTATGTTGTTCACAAATTGTGCCATTCCTTACATGCTGGTGGTTTTGATCTATGTCATTATTTTGTTCAAAGTAAAACACACAGAACATCTTCGTaataaaatgtcaacaaaaactAAACATAGAAATAAAGAAAGACAGAGCACCCTGTTGAATAAAAGACTAACGCGTTTCACACTTTATATTGTCATGACGTATGGTATTGCATGGGCACCATCTACAACTTATTACATCCTGGAACAAACAACATCGTTGTTCACAGACGACTATTATAAATCAACACTTGCaagttatatttctttttttacaaaatacatTAAATTTTTAGAGGGGGTGACCACTCCTATACTATATTGCTATTTTCATGACGGATTTCGAAAGGAATTCCGATACCTGTCGGCAACAAGACATGAGTCTAGCAAAACAGATATAAACCAGAGTCATAGATCCATTGAGGTAAATGAACCAACAGTTGAATCGTGA
- the LOC130626168 gene encoding C-C chemokine receptor type 8-like isoform X2 gives MEESTAVIILSITSIIVVPLNALCLLVIGCSKYLRTKTISIITSGLLSMHLLQGVFVMPFYALKRKYESKLYCVIFRFTYMITFYGTCMLVLIISIDRLLATKLMTAYRIRVTNKRVSVTILFSMIYIIILSLIPFLNQNQQCLYNPQKEWVLCMLFVNCALPYFFVVLIYICIVCRIKSSLQILGPGRLHNNISNRFNTLNNKLTKFTLYVGLTYGIAWTPSIFYYVLLHLAPSAFPKDYVSSTAENFISFFMKYIKCLEGVTTPILYCYFHAGFRKEFKRKCSKHRITVATIRLSVCQHKQCITR, from the coding sequence ATGGAAGAATCAACTGCTGTCATCATTTTGTCCATTACATCAATCATTGTTGTACCACTCAATGCTTTGTGTCTACTTGTCATAGGTTGTTCAAAATACCTTCGTACAAAAACCATCAGTATAATAACAAGTGGCTTGCTTTCAATGCATTTACTTCAAGGTGTGTTCGTCATGCCATTTTACGCACTAAAACGCAAATACGAAAGTAAACTCTATTGCGTCATCTTTCGATTTACATATATGATAACGTTTTATGGAACTTGTATGTTGGTGCTCATCATAAGTATCGATCGACTTCTTGCTACTAAACTAATGACAGCATATCGAATCAGAGTGACAAACAAGCGAGTTTCTGTCACCATCCTTTTCTCAATGATCTACATAATTATATTATCTTTGATACCGTTTCTAAACCAAAATCAACAGTGTTTATACAATCCACAGAAAGAATGGGTGCTATGCATGTTGTTTGTAAACTGTGCTCTcccttatttttttgttgttcttatATACATTTGTATCGTATGTAGAATAAAGAGCTCCTTACAAATACTTGGTCCAGGACGACTTCACAACAACATTAGTAACAGATTCAATACATTGAATAACAAATTGACAAAGTTTACTTTGTACGTTGGGCTAACATATGGTATCGCTTGGACACCATCAATATTTTACTATGTCCTTCTGCATTTAGCACCAAGCGCGTTTCCAAAAGACTATGTCAGTTCAACAGCTGAAAATTTTATATCGTTTTTCATGAAGTACATAAAATGTTTAGAGGGTGTGACCACTCCAATATTGTATTGCTATTTTCATGCAGGATTTCGAAAAGAGTTCAAACGTAAGTGCTCCAAACACAGAATAACTGTGGCTACAATAAGATTGTCGGTGTGTCAACACAAACAATGTATTACACGCTGA
- the LOC130625097 gene encoding uncharacterized protein LOC130625097: protein MINLINVVDYFSTFYESFVILGDFNEVFTHNDMSKFMEHLNLSSLIKTPTCFKSDDGRCIDLILTNKNRCFQKSGSFETGVSDHHHLIFTFFKSSLIKCSPKYIRYRTFRNFHRTNFEYDLSSELLAIDQSNFNAFHNVFTDVLNRHASATIRVVRGNQKPHITRNIRKAIMKRSYYKNKANKSGDSKYIKLYKKQRNIIVNMNRAAKRSYFHSHETNSKDFWSSCKPFFSNKSRDSEKISLLDDVKNEFISDEGEVATMFNKYFIDLIRKLDLKPWKSKVASSVSLNELDSILLHYADPKCKKGSQWPNSNENNSDILKLSEVIPVFKKGDNSRKENYRPISILNSFSKILERLLFNQISSYFQPIFSSLLCGFRSKYNTQNALFRLIGKWHQCLDKSGVVGTVLMDLSKAFDSIDHGLLISKLAAYGFDRKSLYLMKSYLSGRFQRTKICSSFSEWLSIVFGVPQGSILGPLLFNIFINDLLLFIEKTDICNFADDNTIYTCGSQVNEVIADLQHDLNNVLAWFENNQLVANPAKFQMMFLACPHSNTLSLRINNNFLVSSESVKLLGITIDRCLTFNEHISNLCKKGNSNVRCVYRIRRFISFEQSKLLLNSNILSIFTYCPIIWMYCSAVQYKLIISTHKRALRAVTKDYHSSYQDLLVNCNCVQIHELHLRIICIEIYKTLTDENPSFMQSFYAIRRISYNLRRKNSLLLPSTSSTRFGTRSFLFRSCLLWNSLPDKVKSSLSIKSFKKELISLNLSDLCTFGTNYGSLYKQKYYLRQNMISPPVTITGGIHLADKTGILPCFTSLGSKNNDEKSPNIVTSLCKMVKDIASILNIERVTVPPQRGAVFQFAQLTLSSDQ, encoded by the exons ATGATAAATTTG ATTAACGTAGTGgattatttttcaacattttacgAAAGTTTTGTAATTCTAGGAGATTTTAATGAAGTCTTTACACACAATGATATGTCGAAATTTATGGAACATTTAAATTTATCTAGTTTAATAAAAACACCTACGTGTTTTAAATCGGATGATGGAAGATGCATTGATCTCATTCtcacaaataaaaatagatgCTTTCAAAAGAGCGGCTCTTTTGAAACTGGAGTCAGTGATCATCATCATctgattttcacattttttaaatcgtCTCTTATAAAATGTTCACCTAAATATATAAGATATAGAACTTTCAGAAATTTTCATCGCACAAATTTTGAGTATGACCTTTCATCTGAGTTATTAGCTATTGATCAATCTAATTTTAATGCTTTTCACAACGTCTTCACAGACGTTCTAAATAGACATGCATCGGCAACAATTCGAGTAGTAAGAGGTAATCAAAAGCCTCACATTACTAGAAATATAAGGAAGGCCATTATGAAACGCTCTTACTACAAAAATAAAGCTAACAAATCAGGTGACtctaaatatataaaactttataaaaaacaaagaaacattaTTGTAAATATGAACAGAGCAGCAAAGAGATCATATTTTCATTCCCACGAGACCAATTCCAAAGACTTTTGGAGCTcttgtaaaccttttttttcgaACAAATCTCGCGATAGTGAAAAGATTTCTTTGTTAGATGAtgttaaaaatgaattcatCTCTGATGAAGGTGAAGTAGCGACaatgtttaataaatatttcataGATTTAATAAGGAAACTTGATTTAAAACCCTGGAAATCCAAAGTGGCCTCTTCAGTATCTCTAAATGAACTTGATTCTATCCTTCTCCATTATGCTGATCCTAAATGCAAAAAAGGCAGTCAGTGGCCCAATTCCAACGAGAATAATTCAGATA TACTGAAACTATCTGAAGTTATTCCCGTTTTCAAAAAGGGTGACAATTCTCGGAAAGAAAATTACCGACCAATTAgtattttaaatagtttttctaaaattttggaaCGGCTTCTATTTAATCAGATTTCTAGCTATTTTCAACCAATATTTTCATCTTTATTATGTGGTTTTAGAAGTAAATATAACACCCAAAATGCTCTATTTCGCTTAATTGGTAAATGGCATCAGTGCTTAGATAAGTCTGGGGTGGTGGGAACTGTCTTAATGGACTTGTCAAAAGCATTTGATTCCATAGATCATGGccttttaatctcaaaattGGCTGCTTATGGTTTTGATAGAAAAAGTCTTTACCTTATGAAAAGTTATCTCTCTGGACGTTTTCAAAGAACCAAAATCTGCAGTTCTTTTAGTGAGTGGCTCTCAATTGTTTTCGGCgttccacaaggttctattCTCGGTCCACTTctgtttaatatatttataaatgacttattattatttattgaaaaaactgATATTTGCAACTTTGCTGACGATAATACAATCTACACTTGTGGATCTCAAGTAAATGAAGTCATTGCTGACCTTCAGCATGACTTAAATAACGTATTAGCCTGGTTTGAAAACAACCAATTGGTTGCTAATCCAGCAAAGTTTCAGATGATGTTTTTAGCTTGTCCACACAGTAATACTTTATCGCTAAGAATAAACAATAACTTCCTAGTCTCATCGGAATCTGTAAAATTATTAGGCATTACTATTGATAGAtgtctcacttttaatgagCACATCTCTAATCTatgtaaaaaaggaaatagcaATGTCAGATGTGTTTACAGAATAAGACGATTTATTAGTTTTGAACAATCAAAGTTATTGCTTAATTCtaatattttatcaatatttaccTATTGTCCCATTATATGGATGTATTGCAGTGCTGTGCAgtataaattaatcatttcaACACACAAACGTGCATTGAGAGCTGTAACAAAAGACTATCATTCCAGTTATCAAGACTTGTTGGTAAATTGTAACTGTGTGCAAATTCACGAACTGCATTTACGTATAATCTGCATAGagatttataaaacattaaCAGACGAAAATCCGTCATTTATGCAGTCTTTTTACGCTATAAGACGTATAAGTTACAATTTGCGCAGAAAAAATAGTCTACTTTTACCATCCACAAGTTCAACACGCTTTGGTACTAGATCTTTTTTGTTTCGAAGTTGTTTGTTATGGAACTCTTTGCCTGACAAAGTGAAGAGTTCTCTCTCCATCAAGAGTTTTAAAAAGGAACTTATCTCACTTAATCTTTCAGATCTCTGCACAT ttgGT ACAAATTATGGAAGCctatacaaacaaaaatattatttgcgtCAAAACATGATATCGCCACCGGTTACTATAACCGGAGGTATCCATCTTGCTGATAAA actggtatCCTACCGTGCTTCACTAGTCTCGGTAGTAAAAACAACGACGAAAAAAG CCCTAATATTGTCACTTCACTCTGCAAAATGGTAAAAGATATTGCATCTATCTTAAATATTGAACGTGTCACTGTACCACCACAGAGGGGCGCAGTCTTTCAATTTGCACAACTTACATTGTCGTCCGATCAATAA
- the LOC130626167 gene encoding transmembrane protein 116-like — MNNSFLDFSPIPQYIIKKPRYGVLTDAQLWTISFIFLVTSLLSLFGTGSIIYVAIKKKKVCSSGVLPLFHLCLADFLGGFILIIGTSEHFTNSVRNRTFCLVLTMLATSFYMTTFVLTVNYAWKVYRQVKIRADPIPLLETSSSIANVSHPWYRISTPALVYFLCWFVPFAFSMFVMFSDSEYDENKEFILNDDICSCCFPLFVYESSSCQRSENFDHHFNWYSHYKFVFLFLLLISSILITILYGLIFAMFKGLLLTGGVIGPSQYKLLYSARRRAGLFAAVFHFSWLSTLILGSISFKAKFSMTEYYPLFVIQACTSPLQGFLNSMIYGWQRKTFRVALNEETPLLDPASVAPDFTSDANVN, encoded by the exons ATGAATAATTCCTTTCTTGACTTTTCTCCTATTCCACAATATATCATAAAGAAACCACGATATGGTGTGTTGACAGATGCACAG CTTTGGACTATCAGTTTTATATTTCTTGTCACATCTTTGTTAAG TTTGTTTGGTACAGGATCCATAATTTACGTCgccatcaaaaagaaaaaagtttgttCTAGCGGA GTGCTACCGTTATTTCACTTGTGTCTAGCTGATTTTTTGGGTGGCTTTATCCTCATAATTGGAACTTCTGAACATTTCACTAATTCAGTAAGAAATCGAACATTCTGCTTAGTGCTCACCATGTTAGCCACG tcgTTTTATATGACGACGTTCGTATTGACAGTCAACTACGCATGGAAAGTGTATCGACAAGTAAAAATTCGAGCAGATCCAATACCGTTGTTGGAAACATCTTCATCTATT gCGAATGTATCTCATCCTTGGTATCGTATCTCAACACCAGCTTTGGTGTATTTCTTGTGTTG GTTTGTACCATTTGCATTCTCCATGTTTGTCATGTTTTCTGACAGCGAGTATGATGAGAACAAGGAGTTCATTCTCAATGATGATATCTGTTCATG TTGTTTTCCACTGTTCGTTTACGAAAGCTCGAGTTGTCAG aGATCCGAAAATTTTGACCATCATTTCAATTGGTATTCCCATTACAAATTcgtgtttctttttcttcttcttatatCGTCAATACTTATCACA ATTTTATACGGTTTAATCTTTGCGATGTTCAAAGGTCTGTTATTAACTGGAG GTGTTATTGGTCCATCACAATATAAACTTTTGTATAGCGCACGAAGAAGAGCTGGTCTCTTCGCTGCTGTGTTTCATTTTTCATGGCTCTCAA CGCTGATACTTGGCTCAATCTCCTTTAAAGCAAAGTTCAGCATGACGGAATACTATCCGCTCTTTGTAATACAG gctTGCACGTCGCCTTTGCAAGGTTTCCTAAACTCGATGATATACGGATGGCAACGAAAAACATTTCGAGTTGCGTTGAACGAAGAAACTCCTTTACTCGATCCGGCGAGTGTTGCACCGGACTTCACCAGTGACGCCAATGTGAATTAA